The Methanoculleus marisnigri JR1 genome window below encodes:
- a CDS encoding formylmethanofuran dehydrogenase subunit B — protein MPKKIENVGCPYCGVCCDDLVVTVSDDGKQILEVENACAIGNQIFHHATGSERVKLPRLRQPDGTYKDISYDEAVDYAAKVLYDAKKPLIYGFGSTNCEGMAAAAKVAERAGAVLDNCASICHGSSFLAIFDNGYPSCTLGETKNRADVIVYWGANPAHAHPRHMSRYSIFPRGFFTGKGHKSRKIIVIDPRHTDTAQVADIYLQVKQGHDYELFDAFRAVVRGHEIPEEVAGIKREQILEVANIMKKARFGTIFYGMGLCHSDGRNHNVDIAISLTRDLNDYTKWTIMAMRGHYNITGPGAVWSWQYGFPYCLDLTKKDIAHMNPGETSSVDLAMRDEVDAFINIGTDAGAHFPIEAVKHLRKHPWITIDPNICMASEISDLHIPVGIVGVEVPGIVYRMDNVPIQYRKVIDPPEGVISDEELFERIHKRLGELEAEETAKGPAKAAPEGVRAEE, from the coding sequence ATGCCAAAGAAGATTGAGAATGTCGGATGCCCCTACTGCGGCGTCTGCTGCGACGACCTTGTCGTGACCGTATCGGACGACGGAAAACAGATCCTCGAGGTGGAGAATGCCTGTGCCATCGGCAACCAGATCTTCCACCACGCGACCGGCAGCGAGAGAGTCAAGCTGCCCCGCCTCCGCCAGCCGGACGGCACCTACAAGGATATCTCCTACGACGAGGCGGTCGACTATGCGGCAAAAGTGCTCTATGATGCAAAGAAACCCCTGATCTATGGGTTCGGATCGACCAACTGCGAGGGCATGGCCGCCGCGGCCAAGGTCGCCGAGAGAGCGGGGGCCGTGCTCGACAACTGCGCGTCCATCTGCCACGGCTCCTCGTTCCTCGCCATATTCGACAACGGCTACCCGAGCTGCACCCTCGGCGAGACGAAGAACCGGGCGGACGTCATCGTCTACTGGGGCGCAAACCCCGCCCACGCCCACCCGCGGCACATGTCCCGCTACTCGATCTTCCCCCGCGGCTTCTTCACCGGCAAGGGCCACAAGAGCCGCAAGATCATCGTCATCGACCCGAGGCACACCGACACTGCCCAGGTGGCGGACATCTACCTGCAGGTGAAGCAGGGGCACGACTACGAGCTCTTCGACGCGTTCCGCGCCGTCGTCCGGGGCCACGAGATCCCCGAGGAGGTTGCCGGGATCAAGCGCGAGCAGATCCTCGAGGTTGCCAATATCATGAAGAAGGCCCGGTTCGGCACCATCTTCTACGGCATGGGGCTCTGCCACTCCGACGGCAGGAACCACAACGTGGACATCGCCATCAGCCTGACCCGTGACCTCAACGACTACACCAAGTGGACGATCATGGCGATGCGGGGCCACTACAACATCACCGGACCGGGCGCGGTCTGGTCATGGCAGTACGGGTTCCCCTACTGTCTCGACCTGACGAAGAAGGACATCGCCCACATGAACCCCGGCGAGACGAGCTCCGTCGACCTTGCCATGCGCGACGAGGTGGACGCTTTCATCAACATCGGAACCGATGCCGGCGCCCACTTCCCGATCGAGGCGGTCAAGCACCTGAGAAAGCACCCCTGGATCACCATCGACCCGAACATCTGCATGGCGAGCGAGATCTCCGACCTCCACATCCCGGTAGGAATCGTCGGGGTCGAGGTCCCGGGCATCGTCTATCGGATGGACAACGTCCCGATCCAGTACCGCAAGGTCATCGA